A genomic stretch from Theobroma cacao cultivar B97-61/B2 chromosome 4, Criollo_cocoa_genome_V2, whole genome shotgun sequence includes:
- the LOC18602025 gene encoding plastidic glucose transporter 4 isoform X1: MQASTPLIEGNLGFDLSKRRELPCCGEVRERNLTLNRNLCIGSGSICSGLRSGAVSMGAELARARNGTETVVRSSVKSRSVKAQASAAGGDVEDLTPINPQGKSSGIVLPFVGVACLGAILFGYHLGVVNGALEYLSKDLGIAENTVLQGWVVSTLLAGATVGSFTGGALADKFGRTRTFQLDAIPLIIGAVLSSTAQTIQTMIIGRLLAGIGIGISSAIVPLYISEISPTEIRGALGSVNQLFICIGILAALVAGLPLAGNPQWWRTMFGIAAVPSILLALGMAFSPESPRWLFQQGKIPEAEKSIRTLYGKERVAEVMYELRTAGQGSTEQEARWFDLFSSRYWKVVSVGAALFLFQQLAGINAVVYYSTAVFRSAGIASDVAASALVGASNVFGTAIASSLMDRQGRKSLLITSFAGMAASMLVLSLSFTWKVLAPYSGTLAVVGTVLYVLSFSLGAGPVPALLLPEIFASRIRAKAVALSLGMHWISNFVIGLYFLSVVNKFGISSVYLGFAGVCLLAVLYIAGNVVETKGRSLEEIELALNPVT, translated from the exons ATGCAGGCGTCAACTCCTTTAATCGAAGGAAATTTAGGATTTGATCTTTCAAAACGGAGAGAATTACCTTGTTGTGGTGAAGTTAGGGAACGGAATTTAACTTTGAATCGTAATCTTTGCATTGGAAGTGGTTCCATTTGCAGTGGTTTACGCTCTGGTGCCGTTTCAATGGGAGCTGAGCTCGCACGTGCCAGAAATGGCACCGAAACTGTGGTTCGCTCTTCGGTCAAATCTCGATCGGTCAAAGCTCAAGCTTCTg CTGCAGGTGGAGACGTTGAGGACTTGACACCAATCAACCCTCAGGGGAAATCGTCTGGGATTGTTCTGCCATTTGTTGGTGTTGCTTGCTTGGGAGCTATATTATTTGGTTACCATCTAGG gGTGGTAAATGGCGCTCTTGAGTATCTATCTAAGGATCTGGGGATTGCTGAAAATACTGTCTTGCAAG GATGGGTTGTCAGCACACTCCTTGCTGGTGCCACTGTTGGTTCATTTACCGGGGGAGCACTGGCAGACAAGTTTGGCAGGACAAGGACTTTTCAATTAGATGCTATTCCACTTATCATTGGAGCAGTTCTTTC TTCAACAGCCCAGACTATCCAGACTATGATAATCGGTCGCTTACTGGCTGGTATAGGTATCGGTATATCATCTGCTATTGTGCCACTTTACATATCTGAG ATCTCGCCAACCGAAATCCGTGGTGCACTTGGATCTGTAAACCAACTTTTTATATGTATTGGAATTCTTGCAGCGTTGGTGGCTGGATTACCTTTAGCAGGGAACCCACAATG GTGGAGGACAATGTTCGGTATTGCTGCTGTTCCTTCTATTTTATTGGCATTAGGAATGGCTTTTTCACCAGAAAGCCCTCGGTGGCTGTTTCAG CAAGGGAAGATTCCTGAAGCTGAAAAATCTATAAGAACACTGTATGGAAAAGAAAGAGTCGCTGAGGTTATGTATGAGTTAAGAACTGCAGGTCAGGGTTCTACAGAACAAGAAGCCAGATGGTTTGATCTATTTAGCAGCCGCTACTGGAAAG TTGTGAGTGTTGGTGCTGCACTTTTCTTATTCCAACAGTTAGCTGGGATAAATGCTGTGGTATATTATTCTACAGCCGTGTTTCGTAGCGCTGGAATTGCATCTGATGTTGCAGCAAGTGCTCTTGTTGGGGCATCAAATGTCTTTG GCACAGCTATTGCATCCTCTCTGATGGATAGACAAGGAAGGAAAAGTCTTCTAATCACAAGCTTTGCCGGAATG GCTGCTTCAATGTTGGTGCTTTCTTTGTCATTCACTTGGAAGGTCCTGGCTCCCTATTCTGGCACACTAGCCGTTGTTGGGACTGTTCT CTATGTATTATCCTTTTCACTTGGCGCCGGTCCTGTGCCTGCTCTTCTTCTGCCAGAGATATTTGCTTCCAGAATCAGAGCAAAAGCAGTGGCTTTATCACTTGGTATGCATTGG ATCTCCAACTTTGTCATCGGCCTGTATTTCTTGAGTGTTGTAAACAAATTTGGGATCAGCTCAGTGTATTTGGGATTCGCCGGGGTCTGTCTTCTTGCTGTCTTATACATAGCTGGTAATGTGGTGGAAACAAAGGGGCGATCATTGGAAGAAATAGAGCTTGCTCTTAACCCGGTGACTTGA
- the LOC18602025 gene encoding plastidic glucose transporter 4 isoform X2 — protein MQASTPLIEGNLGFDLSKRRELPCCGEVRERNLTLNRNLCIGSGSICSGLRSGAVSMGAELARARNGTETVVRSSVKSRSVKAQASGGDVEDLTPINPQGKSSGIVLPFVGVACLGAILFGYHLGVVNGALEYLSKDLGIAENTVLQGWVVSTLLAGATVGSFTGGALADKFGRTRTFQLDAIPLIIGAVLSSTAQTIQTMIIGRLLAGIGIGISSAIVPLYISEISPTEIRGALGSVNQLFICIGILAALVAGLPLAGNPQWWRTMFGIAAVPSILLALGMAFSPESPRWLFQQGKIPEAEKSIRTLYGKERVAEVMYELRTAGQGSTEQEARWFDLFSSRYWKVVSVGAALFLFQQLAGINAVVYYSTAVFRSAGIASDVAASALVGASNVFGTAIASSLMDRQGRKSLLITSFAGMAASMLVLSLSFTWKVLAPYSGTLAVVGTVLYVLSFSLGAGPVPALLLPEIFASRIRAKAVALSLGMHWISNFVIGLYFLSVVNKFGISSVYLGFAGVCLLAVLYIAGNVVETKGRSLEEIELALNPVT, from the exons ATGCAGGCGTCAACTCCTTTAATCGAAGGAAATTTAGGATTTGATCTTTCAAAACGGAGAGAATTACCTTGTTGTGGTGAAGTTAGGGAACGGAATTTAACTTTGAATCGTAATCTTTGCATTGGAAGTGGTTCCATTTGCAGTGGTTTACGCTCTGGTGCCGTTTCAATGGGAGCTGAGCTCGCACGTGCCAGAAATGGCACCGAAACTGTGGTTCGCTCTTCGGTCAAATCTCGATCGGTCAAAGCTCAAGCTTCTg GTGGAGACGTTGAGGACTTGACACCAATCAACCCTCAGGGGAAATCGTCTGGGATTGTTCTGCCATTTGTTGGTGTTGCTTGCTTGGGAGCTATATTATTTGGTTACCATCTAGG gGTGGTAAATGGCGCTCTTGAGTATCTATCTAAGGATCTGGGGATTGCTGAAAATACTGTCTTGCAAG GATGGGTTGTCAGCACACTCCTTGCTGGTGCCACTGTTGGTTCATTTACCGGGGGAGCACTGGCAGACAAGTTTGGCAGGACAAGGACTTTTCAATTAGATGCTATTCCACTTATCATTGGAGCAGTTCTTTC TTCAACAGCCCAGACTATCCAGACTATGATAATCGGTCGCTTACTGGCTGGTATAGGTATCGGTATATCATCTGCTATTGTGCCACTTTACATATCTGAG ATCTCGCCAACCGAAATCCGTGGTGCACTTGGATCTGTAAACCAACTTTTTATATGTATTGGAATTCTTGCAGCGTTGGTGGCTGGATTACCTTTAGCAGGGAACCCACAATG GTGGAGGACAATGTTCGGTATTGCTGCTGTTCCTTCTATTTTATTGGCATTAGGAATGGCTTTTTCACCAGAAAGCCCTCGGTGGCTGTTTCAG CAAGGGAAGATTCCTGAAGCTGAAAAATCTATAAGAACACTGTATGGAAAAGAAAGAGTCGCTGAGGTTATGTATGAGTTAAGAACTGCAGGTCAGGGTTCTACAGAACAAGAAGCCAGATGGTTTGATCTATTTAGCAGCCGCTACTGGAAAG TTGTGAGTGTTGGTGCTGCACTTTTCTTATTCCAACAGTTAGCTGGGATAAATGCTGTGGTATATTATTCTACAGCCGTGTTTCGTAGCGCTGGAATTGCATCTGATGTTGCAGCAAGTGCTCTTGTTGGGGCATCAAATGTCTTTG GCACAGCTATTGCATCCTCTCTGATGGATAGACAAGGAAGGAAAAGTCTTCTAATCACAAGCTTTGCCGGAATG GCTGCTTCAATGTTGGTGCTTTCTTTGTCATTCACTTGGAAGGTCCTGGCTCCCTATTCTGGCACACTAGCCGTTGTTGGGACTGTTCT CTATGTATTATCCTTTTCACTTGGCGCCGGTCCTGTGCCTGCTCTTCTTCTGCCAGAGATATTTGCTTCCAGAATCAGAGCAAAAGCAGTGGCTTTATCACTTGGTATGCATTGG ATCTCCAACTTTGTCATCGGCCTGTATTTCTTGAGTGTTGTAAACAAATTTGGGATCAGCTCAGTGTATTTGGGATTCGCCGGGGTCTGTCTTCTTGCTGTCTTATACATAGCTGGTAATGTGGTGGAAACAAAGGGGCGATCATTGGAAGAAATAGAGCTTGCTCTTAACCCGGTGACTTGA